The Paenibacillus sp. RC334 nucleotide sequence AAGCCAAAACCAATTTGATTTTATACCCTGCGGCTAAGCCGGATGCTTCTTATCAAATTCCGGCGACCGTAAAGGAAATCAGTAATTATGCTTTCCAAAGGGCACAGTTCCTTACAGACATCCAATTTCCTGAGGGATTGCTGACCATTGGTACTTCTGCCTTTAGCAGAACCAGCAATCTGAAATCTGTTAAACTGCCTGACAGCTTGACGGAAATCGGAAGCTTTGCTTTTTCCGATACAGGCATCGAATCACTTGTGTTGGGAAGCAACCTAACGAAAATTAACGACTGGGCTTTCGCTTTCTCCAATCATTTGAAGTCAGTCGCCATTTTGGACAGTAATACTACACTCGGAGGCTTTGCCTTTGTCGGCTCCCCCAACCTCAGAGTGGTGATTTTGGGCGAAGGCGTGTCCAACATCGGCTGGGGAGCGTTTAATGATACGACAGATCTTACCCTTTACGGTTGGCAGGGTTCTGCGGCAGAAGAGTACGCCGGAAGCAACTCCATTCCATTTAAGGTGTATACGCCATTATCCGTACATTTAAAAGCCAATCATGAAGCTTCAGAAGGCACCATTGCTTTGAGTGCTGAGGCTACTGGGGGGATCGGGAACAAATCGTACTCCTTCCGGGCGTGGAATGAAAGTACACAGCAGACTGTAACGCTCGACACTTATTCTGCAGGCAATGCCTACCAGTGGCCGACTCCACAGGCCGGCAAGTATATCGTTTATGCAGATGCGAAGGATGAAACCGGAGTAAGCAAAACCGGTACCCGGCAAATAGAGGTGCTGGCGTCGGGTGAAGTGATTATTTCGGCCATTCCGGCCACGATCAGTCCAACAACCCACAACTTTGACCTTGACCATCCAATGGATGTGACCACGGAAATTACCTGGAACGAAGCCCATAGCGTCACACAAGCGGTCTATGGAGTGAACCAAGGTCCTAGCCGAAGTGTCACAGAAGCTGTTTATGACAGGGACGCTCTGATCCAAGGTCATGATTATACCGTTAACGGAAATACTCTGACGCTGAAAAAAGGCTTCCTTTCCGGCTTAAATCTGAAAGAAGGCGACACCGTCAGTGTTGAGTTGCTCTTTGACTTTGGAGACAAAGCGGTATTGACCATTCGGGCCATCCAAAATCCTGTGGAGGTAGATGCAAGCATTAGCCCGAAAACAGCCAGCTTTGACAAAAAAGCGAGCAATCAGGCAGATGTAGAAACGACCATCACCTGGAACAGTGCATCGTCTATTACAGATATCAAGCTGGAAGGGGCATCCATTGGAGAAGCGGCTTACACCGTAAACCAGGATGTGCTCACGATTAAGAAAGAGTATCTGGCAACACAGCCGAAGGGCAACCTTCCGTTGGAAGTACAATTCGATAAGGGCAACGATGCTATATTGATGATTAACATTTCTGACACAAGCAGCAACAAAGATGACGACGACAGCACGGATACGGATTCTAGCCCTGATACTAGCACAGGCAGTGGTACTGCTATTAGCGGTGCTGGTAGCAGTTCCAGCGGCAGCTCCACAACCGGGACACCGAGCACAGCCTCGTCTGTCCGCGTGTTGGATGCCAAGGGTAATGCCATTGAATCATTTAGTACCAAGCTGAACACCAGCACAGGTGTAGCTACGATAACGATGGATTCTGACTTCCTGAACAATGCCTTCGCCACATCCCAAGCGGATGGCAAAGGAATGAAAACTGTAGAGGTCACCGTGGAATCCAATCAAGCGAAATCCTATGAGCTGACACTGCCAGCAAGCTTTGTAACCGCAGCGGATGCTTCCCGTGCCATTAAAATCAAAACGGGTATCGCGGTTGTAACCCTGCCAGGTAACATGCTTGGAACGGCTGGAGCAGCAGGTGCACAAAACATCACGCTCGAATTAAGCTCCGGCAGCAAAAACAAGCTGGATGCACAAGCGAAGTCCGACATGGGTACTCGCCCTGTCGTTGAACTGAACCTGAAAGCAAACGGCAAGCTATTGCCTTGGAGTAACAACAATGCAGCTGTAACTGTAGCTATTCCTTATACACCTACAGCAGCCGAGCTGAAAAATCCAGAGCATATAGTCATCCAATATGTAGATGCAGCAGGTCATGCAACTCCGGTGACTTCAGGAAAATATGATGCGGTAACTGGACAAGTCAGCTTCACCACTCATCATTTTAGCCAATTCGCTGTAGCCTATGTCGAAAAATCCTTCCAGGATTTGAGTCAATATGCTTGGGCCAAGAAACAAATTGAGGTGCTGTCTTCCAAAGGAGTCATCAATGGCACAACGGATACTAAATTCTCCCCTGCGGACAAGATCACACGGGCGGAATATCTGACACTATTGGTGAAAACACTGGGACTGACCACAAGCTTCGATAGCAACTTCGCCGATGTTAAGCAAGGAAGCTATTACTACGAAGCAGCAGGCATAGCCAAAAAACTGGGTATCGCAGGCGGCTCCGGTGACAACAAATTTAATCCCAATGCACCTATATCCAGACAGGATATGATGGTCTTGACGGACAAAGCCCTGCAAAAAGCAAATAAACTGGCGATTACATCTTCGACGGCTGCACTCGAATCCTTCAGTGATCGCGCAGACATCGCCAATTATGCTGCTGCAAGCTTGGCTGCGCTGGTGCAGGAAGGTCTCATTACAGGATCAGACGGCAAAATAGCTCCGAAAGCACCAACTACTCGTGCCGAGGCTGCCGTATTCCTGTACAGAATCTATAACCAAAATTAAAATCTTCAAAAATAAATTTAGTCTGACATAGCAGCACATTCACAAAAGGAGACGAATCCCTGATTGGGGTTTCGTCTCCTTTATTCCTATTTGCCCAAAAAAGCTTCATTATTCTCCTATTCGGGACTTCAGACTATCGCTCAGCGATTATACTGACCGCTTGCAGATGGTCGGCGTGCTTTACAAATTGTTTGCGCATACCCATAACTCTAGCTCGGGCAGCGCGGTTTCGCATAAGGTTAAAGGCAATTTTGCCAAATCTCAACCAGCCCTCATCCTGAATGATACGTGGCAGATGCAGTAAGTGCATGGGAACCGTATAGATTTTAACAACCTTAAAGCCTTCCTCTTTCAGCAGCTGTTCCCATTCCAGTACCGTCAACGGTGTCGCATTAACTCTCATGGCTACAGCTAAATCCTTGTAAATCTGCTTTCTGAGCTCAGGCTCAATATCATTTGAAGCTAAGCACATCTCATGAATAGCATACTTCCCGCCCGGTTTCAGAAGTCGTTTGGCTTCCGAAATAATCTGTGCTTTCTTGACCCTTGTCTGCATAGTCAGCATAGCTTCCCCATATACCACCGTCGCAGAGGCATCCGGCAACGGAACCTGTTCAGCATCGGCAATAATCACTTCCCGGTTTGCTCCACTTACATACGTTTTCACGATAGAAGCCGCCTTCTCATTCTGTTCAATCGCAATATAACGGCGGGGATTCAGTTGCAGTGTCATTTGGGCAGTTATGCCCAATCCGGGAGCAAACTCAATAACCTCATCTTTCCCGGTTACGTCAAGCCCTTCTATCATCCAGCGTGTCGTTTTCAACCCTCCGGGCCTGAGCACGCGCTTACCGAGACTTGCCAATATCCAGTGCCCTGGCACCTGTGTGTAATCTACTGTCTGCATCGGCCACAAACACCTCTTTTCAATAATTTGATAATGATATTCATTATCAATATATGCGTAAAAAAATTTAACACTTTTTATTTTTATAATTTATATAGCTACGGTGATGTACCCTCTTTATATATTTTGCGCATAGCTTTCACTTGGCGTTTTGATCAACACCACATGCAGGCTGGAATTCGCCTCCGCACCACCGCGATAGGAAAAGCGCTCATCTCCTGTAACATGGATCATATCCCCTTGGACAACTTCCGTTTCTTCACCATTCACAGTTACAGTACCGGTACCTTCAAGAACAAGCAAATAAACATTCGCTCCTGGATGATTATGTGTTGGCAGCTCAGCATTAGGAGTAAAGTTGAGAATAAAAATTACATTGTCGGCTTCCTTATGCACAATTCGTTTTGTAAACGCAGCTTCTTTATATTCCTGAAACTGAATGAGGTTTGATTTCTTCATGTAGGTTCACTCTCCTGTTTGAAATTGATTTGCCTATGATGGATTGGATACCTGGCATGTTCTCAGGTTTCAATCTATATGGTCTTATTGTATTTGATTATTACGCTCGCCTTGTGATTGCAATCACAAATATAAATTTAAGTAAAAAATACTTTTAAATATTCAAAAATTTGATTTCAATCCTCTTTTCCATCGACACATCCAACTAGAATCGAATGGTGTTAGACAAACAAAAACAAGCAGGAGGTTGTTCCTATGAAGCCCGGATTTCAACTGGCAAAGGATATTTATTGGGTAGGAAAAATTGATAATCGCGAGGTTCCCTTTCATCGTCTTCTACTATCTAAGGGTACAACCTATAATGCATATCTATTGAAAACTGGAAAACCAACCATTGTGGATACCGTGGATATGGCGTTTGGCAGGGAATTTGCCGAAGCTGTAACCGAATTGATTGATCCGCTGGACATTCAATATATTATCGTCAATCACACGGAACCAGATCATTCGGGCGGATTGGCAGCACTTGCTTCCAAAGCAACGAACGCTACGATTGTCTGCACTGAGATTGCTGTTCCGGAAATTCAACAAATGTACAAGCTTCAGCATCGCAACTTCCTGGTGATCAAGGACGGGGATCAACTGGATATTGGAGGCAAGACGCTGCTGTTCAAGGAAACACCTTACCTCCATACGGAAGAAACCATGATTACGTACTGCATAGAAGATAAAATCTTGTTCCCTTGTGATATTTTCAGTACACACGTGGCTGTAGAGCATCTATTTGCCGATGAGGCGGGTTTTGATATTACCGAGGACTTTATCGGATACTATCAGGCTATTATTCATCCGCATCGCAGATATGTGCGTACATTAATCGAAGCTGTTTCTGACCTGGATATTGAGATGATTGCTCCTTCCCACGGCTTCGCGATCCGACATGACATTGCCAAGTTTATTGATTTGTACGCCTCTATGAGTACCGAAACTAAGGATGATAAAAAAGTAGCGATTGTCTATGCCACTTTAAAAAATAATACTAAAAAAATGGCAAACATCCTGAAAGACTGCTTTTTGGAAAACCAAATCAGGGTGGAGCTATGGGATGTAGATAAGGCGGATGAAACGGAGATATTGAATAGTATTGCCTCAGCGGATGCTGTTTTCGTCGGTAGCTCTACCAAATATGCGGACATGACGGGCAAGCTGGAAGACCTGCTGCAAAAAATGCAAAAGATGAATCTGGAAGGTAAGCTTGCCGCTGCCTTTGGTTCCTACGGCTGGAGCGGGGAAGCCATTGAAGTCGTACAGGATTACTTAATCGGTACCAATATGAAGGTCCAAAGCACTTCTGATGTCATCAAGTCGACTGGTATGACGCATGTGGAATTCCCGGTACGCATTCGCTTCTCTCCTACAGAAGATGAAAAAGTAAAGAAAATTAAAAATGCCGCTGAATTTGTCTCAGATTTACTGCTTAGCGTCATTTGAACAAAGGCAGCGTATAGCGAAATAGGAGAGATGCTGAATGGGTAACCAACATTACGTTATTATCGGAGGCAGCGTTGCCGCCGTCAACGCGGCGAAAGCGATTAGAGATCATGATGAGCTAGCCGAAATTTCTATTTACGGGGAAGAAACATCCCTTCCGTATAACAGAGTCAAGCTTTCCAAGGGATTATTCACTGACTTGCACAGCGACAAAATCCTGATCAAAAAGGAAAAATGGTTTGCCAATCAACGAATTAATGTTTATTCCGGCATAAAGGTCACCGCGATACATGCAGAGGACTGCACCATTGAAACAGCAAACGGGCAAATCGTTGCTTATGACAAGTTACTGCTGTGTACAGGAGCCCACAACCGTAAGCTTTTACTGGACGGAGCTTCACTAAGGAATGTTCACAATATCCGTTTTCGACAAGATGCAGACAGACTTAAAACGGAATTGCAGAAAGGAGACCGGATATGTATCATCGGCGGTGGTATTCAGGGCATAGAAACCGCCTGGTCCTTCCAGCAAGCCGGGTATGCTGTAACCATTTTGGAAGCTTCGCACCGGCTTATGCCACGCCAGCTAGATGAGAAGGCCTCTTCTATTTTGACCCATCGGATTACTGAACGGGGCACGAAGGTAAGCCTTGGACAAGGCGTAAAGCGTATTACAGGCACAGATCATGTAGAAGGTGTAGAACTTCAGGACGGCTCTGTTATTCCCTGCGGGCATGTCGTGTATTCTATCGGAATTGTACCTAATACTGAACTCGCTCGCCAAATCGGTCTTGATATTGGACACGGCATTCTGGTGAATGCACAGATGGAAACCAGCTTCGCCAATATATATGCGGCAGGTGATGTAGCCGAGTTTCACAATAGAGTGGATGGATTATGGGAAAGTGCTATAGAGCAAGGAAAAGTAGCAGGAGCTAATATGACGGGTGCATCCGTCAGCTATCAGCGTCCCATCCCTGTAACTCTATCGAACAGCTATGAATCCCCTCTCTTTTCCATTGGCCTAGTAAATGAACAGGAATGCGACACCAGCCTGACCAGTGAAAATCAAGCTTCTTATACACGAATGTTCATACAAAACGACTCTATCTGCGGCGTGATCGGTTTTGGGGATGCCCTCACTTCACTTCCATACAAAACAGCCATCATTCAGGGACTCAAACCGGACGCGCCAGAGCTTACAAAAATTTTTGGTGACAAGGAGAGCTAAAGATGAAAAAATATGTATGTCAACCCTGTGGATACATTTATGATCCTGCTTTGGGGGACCCCGATGAAGACATTATGCCCGGTACAGCGTTTGAGGACCTTCCGGAAGACTGGGTTTGTCCAGTCTGCGGTGAGGATCAAAGCCATTTTTCCCCAATAGATGATACAGAATAACAAGAACGCACTATACTTTTTAGTTTCCGGTTTATGAATGGAGTGAATGAATGTGAATGAGATGTCCTGCCCCTGCCAGTGCGAAAAGGAGCCCTGTGCCCGCAAAGTGCCTATCTTTTCCTCTTTGTCCTGCGAAGATTTGTGTAAGGTCAGCTCCATGATCCGACACCGGAAATATCAGAAAGGCGAGGCCTTGATTATCGAGGAACAAGCATCCGATACGCTGTACATTATTAAAAGCGGGCATGTCAAGCTTCTGAAAATGACACCTCAGGGCAAAGAACAAATTCTGCACATTCTGACAACTGGCGATTTTTTTGGCGAGTTGAACATATTTAACAGCGATGAGCTGAGTAACTTTAGTGCGTATGCCTTAAAAGATACTGATATTTGTATGCTCACCAAGGATGATATGGAGCAGTTGATTCACAACAATCCCGATATCTCTTTGAAGCTTCTCAAAACCATTACTAAACGCTTGGCACATACCGAAAAGCTGGCTCAAAGCCTGGCTACCAAAGACCCGGAAATCCGTATCGCTTATATGATTCTTGAGCTTGGGCATAAATACGGAAAACCGGACGGCTCCTACATTAAAATAAATCTCCCCCTTTCACGCGAAGAAATGGCTAATTATGTGGGTGTCACACGCGAAACCATCAGTCGCAAATTCGCAAAATTTGAACAGCTGGGGATTATTCATATTAAGGGTACACGAGAGATTACCATTTGCGATGTACAGAAACTGAACGAATATATGGATTGAGGTACATCCAATGTTGTTCTGGCATGAAGAGCAACAAAAAAGCCGCTTCTTTGGCTTAATGGTTTATGGCTGGTATACCTGCCACTTCCATTTCGCCAAAGGGCGGTTTCCTTTTTTTCACCCTATATAATGGGCTATCTTTCAATCGTTGTGTTCACACCTTGGGGAGACGCTCCCCATACGTGCTTCCCAGAAGGAAGCTCCGGTGCAGCCGTGTCCTCGGCGGACTTGGCCTGAATCGTGGCGGACTTGGAGCAATCCCATACCACTTTGACCAGATATCCAAACAGCAGCACGTTCAACAACGAGGTCACACATAGAATAACTCCATAGCTGTCCTGAGAGTTCGAGCTATAGAAAATATCGAAGGTGTTCAGGAAAATCGTGAGACTGAATCCACCCGCAAGCCATAAAAATCTCCGGTCCCGCAAATACAGATACGCCAGCACTGCCAACGCCGCGGCCGGGAACAGATACCGTTCATGCATGCTGGAAGCGAAGGTGAACACACCCGCAATCTGCACCAGTGCAGCCGCGGCCACAAACTCTGGTTTGCCACTGCATGCATACATCCACCACGTAAACAAAGTCACCAACACAATGCCGATCATGCCCCATGTGTGGTAGCTGAACAGGAACAACGTCGTTGTGTCCTGCGTGTAGTTGCCACCAATCAGTGCGAAGAAATTATATGCGTTCACAGAAGCATACGGATACTCACCAACCGTTCCTTTGTATAAATCAAGCAGCCATAATGGCTCCTGCCCCCATGAAAATGGCAGCACGACCAGAATTGTCGTCACAACCGCTGCACCTACAGCCAGCAACCAAGGTTGTACTTTGCGTTGTCTCAGCAGCTCGAAGAACAGAATCGGGCCATAAATAATCCCCTGTGGCTTCATCAACACCGCTATCGTAAACAATACGGTGGACCATCCTACTCTGTTTTCCACCAACAACACAACCATACCCACAATCAGCAATGTAAAGAATGAATCTACTTGTCCCCAGAAGGTCGAATTGATAAATACCGCCGGGTTAAATACATAGAACAATGCCAGCCCGATGCTGATTCCAAAGCCGACTCGTTTGCTCGCCAACCGATACAGCATGTACGCTGTCGCGATATCGGCTAATATATTCGGAAGCCGTAGCAGCACGGACATATAGGGACTGAAAGCGTCCGTAGAGCCGATTTTACCGATCACATA carries:
- a CDS encoding cupin domain-containing protein — encoded protein: MKKSNLIQFQEYKEAAFTKRIVHKEADNVIFILNFTPNAELPTHNHPGANVYLLVLEGTGTVTVNGEETEVVQGDMIHVTGDERFSYRGGAEANSSLHVVLIKTPSESYAQNI
- the rd gene encoding rubredoxin, giving the protein MKKYVCQPCGYIYDPALGDPDEDIMPGTAFEDLPEDWVCPVCGEDQSHFSPIDDTE
- a CDS encoding FAD-dependent oxidoreductase codes for the protein MGNQHYVIIGGSVAAVNAAKAIRDHDELAEISIYGEETSLPYNRVKLSKGLFTDLHSDKILIKKEKWFANQRINVYSGIKVTAIHAEDCTIETANGQIVAYDKLLLCTGAHNRKLLLDGASLRNVHNIRFRQDADRLKTELQKGDRICIIGGGIQGIETAWSFQQAGYAVTILEASHRLMPRQLDEKASSILTHRITERGTKVSLGQGVKRITGTDHVEGVELQDGSVIPCGHVVYSIGIVPNTELARQIGLDIGHGILVNAQMETSFANIYAAGDVAEFHNRVDGLWESAIEQGKVAGANMTGASVSYQRPIPVTLSNSYESPLFSIGLVNEQECDTSLTSENQASYTRMFIQNDSICGVIGFGDALTSLPYKTAIIQGLKPDAPELTKIFGDKES
- a CDS encoding FprA family A-type flavoprotein, translating into MKPGFQLAKDIYWVGKIDNREVPFHRLLLSKGTTYNAYLLKTGKPTIVDTVDMAFGREFAEAVTELIDPLDIQYIIVNHTEPDHSGGLAALASKATNATIVCTEIAVPEIQQMYKLQHRNFLVIKDGDQLDIGGKTLLFKETPYLHTEETMITYCIEDKILFPCDIFSTHVAVEHLFADEAGFDITEDFIGYYQAIIHPHRRYVRTLIEAVSDLDIEMIAPSHGFAIRHDIAKFIDLYASMSTETKDDKKVAIVYATLKNNTKKMANILKDCFLENQIRVELWDVDKADETEILNSIASADAVFVGSSTKYADMTGKLEDLLQKMQKMNLEGKLAAAFGSYGWSGEAIEVVQDYLIGTNMKVQSTSDVIKSTGMTHVEFPVRIRFSPTEDEKVKKIKNAAEFVSDLLLSVI
- a CDS encoding class I SAM-dependent methyltransferase encodes the protein MQTVDYTQVPGHWILASLGKRVLRPGGLKTTRWMIEGLDVTGKDEVIEFAPGLGITAQMTLQLNPRRYIAIEQNEKAASIVKTYVSGANREVIIADAEQVPLPDASATVVYGEAMLTMQTRVKKAQIISEAKRLLKPGGKYAIHEMCLASNDIEPELRKQIYKDLAVAMRVNATPLTVLEWEQLLKEEGFKVVKIYTVPMHLLHLPRIIQDEGWLRFGKIAFNLMRNRAARARVMGMRKQFVKHADHLQAVSIIAER
- a CDS encoding Crp/Fnr family transcriptional regulator; this encodes MSCPCQCEKEPCARKVPIFSSLSCEDLCKVSSMIRHRKYQKGEALIIEEQASDTLYIIKSGHVKLLKMTPQGKEQILHILTTGDFFGELNIFNSDELSNFSAYALKDTDICMLTKDDMEQLIHNNPDISLKLLKTITKRLAHTEKLAQSLATKDPEIRIAYMILELGHKYGKPDGSYIKINLPLSREEMANYVGVTRETISRKFAKFEQLGIIHIKGTREITICDVQKLNEYMD
- a CDS encoding glycosyltransferase 87 family protein — encoded protein: MGAPGQRPSNGQSAGNRGAGNVGQDTRSNSTSTDTMDSSDGKSQGTTGQSADSSTQGTSTSGDKGTTAGNDTSTSGGNGAVRDGQQRGPGGMSGNGGPGMSMGGPGGGMSGGRGGQSSSAYATPLAIFAALFFGAFVFIVYRFRASVWKIGERNRGLMLWTVLGVGFFLRMAIAPWISGHMDLMLFRNWATTAADSLTGFYTNGSSDYPPFYIYILYVIGKIGSTDAFSPYMSVLLRLPNILADIATAYMLYRLASKRVGFGISIGLALFYVFNPAVFINSTFWGQVDSFFTLLIVGMVVLLVENRVGWSTVLFTIAVLMKPQGIIYGPILFFELLRQRKVQPWLLAVGAAVVTTILVVLPFSWGQEPLWLLDLYKGTVGEYPYASVNAYNFFALIGGNYTQDTTTLFLFSYHTWGMIGIVLVTLFTWWMYACSGKPEFVAAAALVQIAGVFTFASSMHERYLFPAAALAVLAYLYLRDRRFLWLAGGFSLTIFLNTFDIFYSSNSQDSYGVILCVTSLLNVLLFGYLVKVVWDCSKSATIQAKSAEDTAAPELPSGKHVWGASPQGVNTTIER